A single Cellulomonas sp. SLBN-39 DNA region contains:
- a CDS encoding lantibiotic dehydratase C-terminal domain-containing protein, giving the protein MSTPEPWWELYLVRWDGDAARVVEEVVRPLAGDRLLGRRPFYVDTDWWRGPHVSMCFCASHEAVAALQADGLVERASDLLAALGPGAKVEPGQHVDLHERLARYERRARPLFPWLPDGSVGLRPLAARDVDGTDEALARTVRASHLALRVPECDLFGEISAGRLRVEAYAVHLLASIATWFTDSDLRATYPSFASHAEAYLGTDAVVGTRERWDRAYELHRPTLTGLLAESAEQAASGTPPAATAATVMTLGSVVDATDPLALFGGSALPATQDLFRGSAFHTALAANRGWQDEVRTSAWFARYRLVLNLAYLHLTKLGLTPHHRFYTCYLLTRAAQDLTSTTAADVVRGLDRA; this is encoded by the coding sequence ATGAGCACGCCGGAGCCGTGGTGGGAGCTGTACCTCGTGCGCTGGGACGGCGACGCCGCACGGGTCGTCGAGGAGGTCGTGCGGCCGCTCGCCGGCGACCGCCTGCTGGGGCGCCGGCCCTTCTACGTCGACACCGACTGGTGGCGGGGACCGCACGTCTCGATGTGCTTCTGCGCGTCGCACGAAGCCGTCGCCGCGCTGCAGGCCGACGGACTGGTGGAGCGCGCGTCCGACCTCCTGGCGGCGCTCGGCCCGGGCGCGAAGGTAGAGCCCGGGCAGCACGTCGACCTGCACGAGCGCCTCGCGCGCTACGAGCGGCGGGCCCGGCCGCTCTTCCCGTGGCTGCCGGACGGCAGCGTCGGTCTGCGGCCGCTGGCGGCTCGGGACGTCGACGGCACCGACGAGGCCCTCGCGCGGACCGTCCGGGCGAGCCACCTGGCGCTGCGGGTGCCCGAGTGCGACCTGTTCGGGGAGATCTCGGCCGGCCGCCTGCGCGTCGAGGCGTACGCAGTGCATCTGCTGGCGAGCATCGCCACCTGGTTCACCGACTCCGACCTGCGCGCCACGTACCCGTCGTTCGCGTCGCACGCGGAGGCCTACCTGGGCACGGACGCCGTGGTCGGCACGCGCGAGCGCTGGGACCGGGCATACGAGCTCCACCGTCCCACGCTCACCGGGCTGCTCGCCGAGTCGGCCGAGCAGGCGGCCTCGGGCACGCCGCCGGCAGCGACCGCGGCCACCGTCATGACCCTCGGCTCGGTCGTCGACGCCACGGACCCGCTCGCGCTCTTCGGGGGCAGTGCGCTCCCCGCCACGCAGGACCTGTTCCGGGGATCGGCCTTCCACACCGCGCTGGCCGCGAACCGCGGGTGGCAGGACGAGGTCCGCACCAGCGCCTGGTTCGCGCGGTACCGGCTCGTGCTCAACCTCGCGTACCTGCACCTCACGAAGCTGGGCCTGACGCCGCATCACCGCTTCTACACCTGCTACCTGCTCACCCGGGCGGCGCAGGACCTGACCAGCACCACCGCAGCCGACGTCGTGAGAGGCCTCGACCGTGCCTGA
- a CDS encoding lantibiotic dehydratase C-terminal domain-containing protein, protein MPAPDTGAERTWTSLHVRCDGDTDELLRTVIVDVVDDLQERDPGTAWFYLRYWEGGPHVRLRLALRPTDREHAVALVRDRAGAWLAEHDPRYPAPEQVYDQIARRLAAREGEDREVLGWQPHGHVWEQPYVPEVDKYGDGASLRAYEQHFEESSALAARVLLGRPAPTQVLTVATLLVLTGWVREDVGPSARPRDELVDRWASATPLDRRKPPRAAAEMLRGLLSRARSGADPWCEEWRTSLERLHVRLLAADVPPADRSRGSDVCHHLLCNRLGLTLEQEVTVRRIAWDLLTDEAPANVWAAR, encoded by the coding sequence ATGCCCGCCCCCGATACCGGCGCCGAGCGCACCTGGACATCGCTGCACGTGCGGTGCGACGGGGACACCGACGAGCTGCTGCGGACCGTGATCGTCGACGTCGTCGACGATCTGCAGGAGCGCGACCCCGGGACCGCCTGGTTCTACCTGCGCTACTGGGAGGGCGGCCCTCACGTGCGGCTGCGGCTGGCCCTGCGCCCGACGGACCGCGAGCACGCCGTGGCCCTCGTGCGCGATCGGGCCGGCGCGTGGCTCGCCGAGCACGACCCCCGGTACCCCGCCCCGGAGCAGGTCTACGACCAGATCGCCCGTCGGCTCGCGGCACGCGAGGGTGAGGACCGTGAGGTGCTCGGCTGGCAGCCCCACGGGCACGTCTGGGAGCAGCCGTACGTGCCCGAGGTCGACAAGTACGGCGACGGGGCGTCGCTGCGGGCGTACGAGCAGCACTTCGAGGAGTCCTCGGCGCTCGCTGCTCGCGTGCTGCTCGGTCGTCCCGCTCCCACCCAGGTCCTCACCGTCGCGACCCTGCTCGTGCTCACCGGGTGGGTCCGGGAGGACGTCGGCCCGTCGGCCCGACCCCGCGACGAGCTCGTCGACCGCTGGGCGTCGGCGACACCGCTCGACCGTCGCAAGCCACCGCGCGCCGCCGCGGAGATGTTGCGCGGGCTCCTGTCACGCGCCCGTTCAGGCGCCGACCCCTGGTGCGAGGAGTGGCGGACGTCCCTCGAGCGCCTCCACGTGCGTCTGCTCGCCGCCGACGTGCCGCCCGCCGACCGGTCCCGTGGGTCGGACGTGTGTCACCACCTGCTGTGCAACCGGCTCGGCCTGACCCTCGAGCAGGAGGTCACGGTCCGCCGGATCGCCTGGGACCTGCTCACCGACGAGGCACCCGCGAACGTCTGGGCGGCCCGATGA